In the Flavisolibacter tropicus genome, one interval contains:
- a CDS encoding metallophosphoesterase family protein: MEEGKKTVKIAAVGDIHVRETDRGKWVDYFKEVSRQADVLAICGDLTDTGDEVEAQILIEELKACTVPVVAVLGNHDFEKGRHKLIRQILLKEGVHMLDGEAVVINGIGFAGVKGFGGGFDAHMLSMFGEGAMKAFVQEAVDEALHLDRALARLDQENENIKKIAIMHYAPIKETIIGEPEVIYPFLGSSRLSEPLNRRQVVAAFHGHAHVGTLEGTTSSGIKVYNVAKQILEKHGYDVPFYLLEV, from the coding sequence ATGGAGGAAGGGAAAAAAACAGTAAAAATAGCAGCTGTTGGCGATATACATGTACGCGAAACTGACCGCGGCAAATGGGTGGATTATTTTAAGGAAGTATCGCGCCAGGCAGACGTTCTGGCCATTTGTGGCGACCTGACCGATACCGGAGATGAAGTAGAAGCGCAAATACTAATCGAAGAGCTAAAAGCATGCACTGTACCAGTTGTGGCCGTATTAGGTAATCATGATTTTGAAAAAGGGCGCCACAAGCTGATTCGCCAGATTCTTTTAAAAGAGGGAGTGCATATGCTGGATGGCGAAGCAGTTGTCATTAACGGTATTGGCTTTGCCGGTGTAAAAGGCTTCGGTGGTGGCTTTGATGCTCATATGTTATCCATGTTTGGCGAAGGGGCTATGAAAGCCTTTGTACAGGAAGCGGTAGATGAAGCACTGCATTTAGACAGAGCACTGGCCCGTTTAGACCAGGAAAACGAAAACATTAAGAAGATCGCCATTATGCATTATGCCCCAATTAAAGAAACGATAATTGGTGAACCTGAAGTGATCTATCCCTTCCTGGGATCATCTCGTTTATCGGAGCCGTTAAACCGAAGACAAGTAGTTGCCGCCTTTCATGGTCATGCACATGTAGGCACGCTGGAAGGCACTACAAGCAGCGGCATTAAAGTGTATAATGTAGCCAAACAAATTTTAGAAAAGCATGGCTATGATGTTCCCTTTTACCTTTTGGAAGTTTAA
- a CDS encoding nucleotidyltransferase, which translates to MIVTEEQRKEAHAFYREALDLLQESGSNFMLGGAFAMFNYTGIYRDTKDLDVFCKASEYPKILKHFAEKGYKTQLYDVRWLAKVFKGDYFIDIIFDTVNNICTVDDSWYEYAIEGEFAGVKVKFIPPEELIWCKIYVQNRERYDGADVNHVMLKYGKKLDWKRIYSRLDRHWHILLAQILQFQFVYPSEFHDIIPKWLFDDLMDRAKEQYDIPPAWEKVCRGPIIDQTQYQIDIKEWDYKVITIKTV; encoded by the coding sequence ATGATAGTTACTGAAGAGCAAAGAAAAGAAGCACATGCTTTTTATAGGGAGGCATTGGATTTATTGCAGGAAAGCGGCTCCAACTTTATGCTTGGTGGAGCATTTGCCATGTTTAACTATACGGGCATCTACCGAGACACTAAGGATCTGGATGTTTTCTGCAAGGCAAGTGAGTACCCAAAGATCTTAAAGCATTTTGCCGAAAAGGGTTATAAAACCCAGCTTTATGATGTCCGCTGGCTCGCCAAGGTTTTCAAGGGTGACTATTTTATTGATATCATCTTTGATACGGTGAACAACATCTGTACGGTAGACGACTCATGGTACGAATATGCTATTGAAGGTGAATTCGCCGGTGTCAAAGTAAAATTTATACCGCCAGAAGAACTAATCTGGTGTAAGATCTATGTACAAAACAGGGAACGTTATGATGGAGCCGATGTTAACCACGTAATGCTAAAATATGGCAAGAAGCTAGACTGGAAACGCATTTACTCCCGCCTTGACAGGCACTGGCATATCTTATTGGCCCAAATACTCCAGTTTCAATTTGTCTACCCTTCAGAGTTTCACGACATCATACCTAAATGGCTGTTTGACGACCTTATGGACCGAGCAAAAGAACAATACGATATTCCTCCAGCTTGGGAAAAAGTATGTCGTGGCCCCATTATTGATCAAACGCAGTATCAGATTGATATCAAAGAATGGGATTACAAAGTCATTACCATCAAAACGGTTTAA
- the ahcY gene encoding adenosylhomocysteinase, producing the protein MSTITQSNINFSLSYKVKDMSLAEWGRKEIRLAEAEMPGLMAIRAEYGPSQPLKGARIAGCLHMTIQTAVLIETLVALGAEVKWSSCNIFSTQDHAAAAIAAAGIGVFAWKGQTIEEADWCIEQTLFFGGADRPLNMILDDGGDLTNIVLDKYPELVQHVKGISEETTTGVHRLYERMAKGTLPMPAINVNDSVTKSKFDNKYGCKESLVDAIRRATDVMMAGKVAVVGSYGDVGKGSAASLKGAGCRVIVTEIDPICALQAAMDGFEVKKMVDAVKEADIVVTASGCRDLITEKHFRLMKDKAIVCNIGHFDIEIDMAWLNTNYGHTKDTIKPQVDIYNIDGKDVIVLAEGRLVNLGCATGHPSFVMSNSFTNQTLAQIELWTNGKNYENKVYVLPKHLDEKVARLHLAKIGVELDELTEEQAAYLGIPQYGPFKSEHYRY; encoded by the coding sequence ATGTCTACAATTACGCAATCCAACATCAACTTCAGCCTTTCATATAAGGTGAAAGATATGAGCCTTGCCGAGTGGGGTCGCAAAGAAATTCGTTTAGCAGAAGCAGAGATGCCAGGTCTTATGGCTATCCGTGCTGAGTATGGTCCTTCTCAACCTTTAAAAGGAGCCCGCATTGCTGGCTGTCTTCACATGACCATCCAAACTGCTGTTTTAATTGAAACACTTGTGGCTTTAGGTGCTGAAGTAAAGTGGAGCTCTTGCAACATTTTCTCTACACAAGATCACGCAGCAGCAGCTATTGCAGCAGCTGGTATCGGTGTTTTTGCATGGAAAGGCCAAACAATCGAAGAAGCGGATTGGTGTATTGAGCAGACCTTGTTCTTTGGTGGAGCTGATCGTCCATTGAACATGATCCTGGATGATGGTGGCGATTTAACCAATATCGTATTAGATAAATACCCTGAACTGGTTCAACACGTAAAAGGTATTTCTGAAGAAACAACTACAGGAGTACATCGCTTGTATGAAAGAATGGCGAAAGGTACTTTACCAATGCCTGCTATCAACGTAAACGATTCAGTTACTAAATCTAAGTTTGATAACAAATACGGTTGTAAAGAATCTTTGGTTGACGCTATCCGCCGCGCTACAGACGTAATGATGGCTGGTAAAGTGGCTGTTGTAGGTAGCTATGGCGACGTAGGTAAAGGTTCTGCCGCCTCTTTAAAAGGTGCTGGCTGCCGCGTAATCGTTACAGAGATCGATCCTATCTGTGCGTTACAAGCTGCTATGGACGGCTTTGAAGTAAAGAAAATGGTTGATGCTGTAAAAGAAGCTGACATCGTTGTTACGGCTTCTGGCTGCCGCGATCTGATCACTGAAAAGCACTTCCGCCTGATGAAGGATAAAGCCATTGTTTGTAACATTGGTCACTTCGACATCGAAATCGATATGGCTTGGTTAAATACTAACTACGGTCATACAAAAGATACTATCAAACCTCAGGTAGATATTTATAACATCGACGGTAAAGATGTTATTGTATTAGCTGAAGGTCGTTTGGTAAACTTAGGTTGTGCTACTGGCCACCCTTCATTCGTAATGAGTAATTCCTTTACCAACCAAACTTTGGCCCAGATTGAATTATGGACAAATGGTAAAAACTACGAGAACAAAGTATACGTTCTGCCAAAGCATTTGGATGAGAAAGTAGCTCGTCTACACTTAGCTAAAATTGGTGTAGAATTGGATGAATTGACTGAAGAGCAAGCTGCTTACCTAGGCATACCTCAGTATGGTCCTTTCAAATCAGAACATTACCGTTATTAA
- a CDS encoding Lrp/AsnC family transcriptional regulator: protein MAKSIKTEEMPALDKTDLAILRLLQQNARITIKEISEKVHLSSTPVHERIRRMEETGVIKQYVTLLNGAMLKKGLMVICYLTLRQHSKAAGDKFIKTIMQMDEVIECLTISGQFDFMLKVVAENMDAYYDFHVNRLGQIENVGNVQSVFVMGVIKQSHQLVF from the coding sequence ATGGCAAAAAGCATAAAAACAGAGGAAATGCCTGCTCTGGACAAAACAGACCTGGCAATTCTTAGGCTACTACAGCAAAATGCCCGTATTACGATTAAGGAAATTTCAGAAAAAGTACATCTCAGCAGTACTCCTGTTCATGAACGTATACGGAGGATGGAAGAAACGGGTGTGATCAAGCAATATGTGACACTTTTGAATGGAGCTATGCTTAAAAAGGGGTTGATGGTTATCTGCTACCTCACTTTGCGACAGCACAGTAAAGCGGCTGGGGATAAGTTTATAAAAACCATCATGCAAATGGATGAAGTGATAGAATGCTTAACTATTTCTGGCCAGTTTGATTTTATGCTAAAAGTAGTTGCTGAAAATATGGATGCTTACTATGATTTTCATGTAAACCGTCTTGGACAAATTGAGAATGTGGGAAATGTGCAGAGTGTATTTGTAATGGGTGTTATTAAGCAATCGCACCAACTTGTATTTTAA
- a CDS encoding GNAT family N-acetyltransferase, whose product MILIFLFGAIILLALGIYGYVRYKRVSYNNYSKLSFPIEKTTHNFSIQHANLNDINSIRNLALEIWPKTYAETYSPQQVIYMLNKWFSEASLQRQMTIGHQYHIINAGNQSIGFASYSEVAPSVYKLHKIYILPAYQGLGAGKFTMDKIIAELTAKKAAALTLNVNQYNPAKAFYEQLGFTVAKTEFSEVGNGYFINDFVMELKLSQQAPIPQSQSILRSL is encoded by the coding sequence ATGATCCTAATCTTTCTTTTTGGAGCAATCATTTTATTAGCACTAGGCATATATGGGTATGTAAGATACAAACGCGTTTCATACAACAACTATTCTAAGCTCTCCTTTCCAATAGAAAAAACAACCCATAACTTTTCTATACAGCACGCCAACTTAAATGATATTAACAGTATCCGAAACCTGGCATTAGAGATCTGGCCTAAAACCTATGCTGAAACTTACTCTCCTCAACAGGTTATTTATATGTTGAACAAATGGTTCAGCGAAGCTTCCCTACAAAGACAAATGACTATCGGACACCAATATCATATTATTAATGCTGGTAATCAATCTATAGGATTTGCCTCTTATAGTGAAGTAGCCCCATCTGTTTACAAGCTTCATAAAATCTATATTTTACCAGCCTATCAAGGCTTGGGTGCTGGCAAGTTTACTATGGATAAGATAATAGCTGAATTAACAGCTAAAAAAGCCGCCGCTCTAACACTAAATGTAAATCAGTATAATCCGGCTAAAGCTTTTTATGAGCAACTAGGCTTCACGGTTGCAAAAACAGAATTTTCGGAGGTGGGTAATGGCTATTTTATAAATGACTTTGTCATGGAATTAAAGCTATCACAGCAAGCACCGATTCCACAAAGCCAAAGCATACTTAGATCGCTTTAA
- a CDS encoding valine--tRNA ligase yields MSSSLSKNFEPQQIEEKWYQHWLDKRYFHSTPDERQPFTVVIPPPNVTGVLHMGHTLNETVQDVLVRKARMSGFNACWVPGSDHASIATEAKVVQMLEKEKGISKHDLSREDFLKHAFEWKEKYGGIIYHQIKKLGCSVDWDRVTFTMDAHYYEAVIKVFIDLFNKGKIYRGARMINWDPQAKTALSDEEVEYKDVQGKLYYVKYQVTGTNEYITIATQRPETIMGDTAVCVNPNDERYQHLKGKTVIVPLVNREVPIIFDEYVDPAFGTGALKVTPAHDINDYNLGLKHGLPIVDTLNEDGTLSEAAEVFIGIDRFEARKQAIEKLHTDGLLIKEEEYQTRLGYSQRTNAVVEPRISTQWFVKMKELADQALTAVVSGDVKIHPEERFLATYRYWLENVKDWCISRQLWWGQRIPAWYAPDGSFVVAATREEALKQFEARDLKLEGGDIRQDEDVLDTWFSSWLWPMEVFNGITQPNNPDINYYYPTSVLVTGQDIIFFWVARMIMAGMEYMNEKPFDHVYFTGMVRDKQGRKMSKSLGNSPDLLELIERFGADAVRFGILISAPAGNDLLFDDSSCEQGRNFNNKLWNALKLVKMWESRQAQTNESSSSHFAVQWFEQRLNEVKGQVEEMYAQFRLSEALKTIYSLIWDDFCSWYLEWAKPGFEQPIDSNVYQSTVRFFEELMQLLHPFMPFITEEIYHQLKDQTDDLCVKQFSKSANIQQSLLQQGDLLKQTISAIRDVRVKNNIKPKDPVNVHVQASQSSQYAAITSILTKQVNAKEVNLVNDAVAGAIAVLVGKDKIYIETEQELDTTAQKEQLEKELEYLKGFLVSVEKKLSNERFVLNAKPEVVDVERRKKADAEEKIKAISESLSALG; encoded by the coding sequence ATGAGCAGTTCTCTTTCCAAAAATTTTGAGCCACAGCAAATAGAAGAAAAATGGTACCAGCACTGGCTGGACAAAAGATACTTCCATAGCACGCCAGATGAGCGCCAACCTTTCACTGTTGTCATCCCTCCGCCTAACGTTACAGGTGTTTTACACATGGGGCATACGCTCAATGAAACGGTGCAGGATGTATTGGTTCGGAAAGCGCGTATGAGTGGGTTTAATGCCTGCTGGGTGCCTGGTAGCGACCATGCTTCTATTGCCACAGAAGCTAAAGTGGTACAAATGCTTGAAAAAGAGAAAGGCATTTCAAAACATGACCTGTCCAGAGAAGATTTTTTGAAGCATGCCTTCGAATGGAAAGAAAAATATGGTGGCATCATCTATCACCAGATCAAAAAACTGGGTTGTAGTGTAGATTGGGATCGTGTAACCTTTACCATGGACGCTCATTATTATGAAGCCGTGATCAAGGTATTTATTGACCTTTTCAACAAAGGAAAGATCTACCGTGGTGCTCGTATGATCAACTGGGACCCTCAAGCAAAAACAGCCTTAAGCGATGAAGAAGTTGAGTATAAAGATGTACAAGGCAAGCTGTACTATGTAAAATACCAGGTAACTGGCACCAATGAATATATTACAATAGCCACCCAGCGCCCAGAAACCATTATGGGTGATACGGCCGTTTGCGTAAACCCGAATGACGAACGCTATCAGCACCTCAAGGGTAAAACAGTTATTGTTCCTTTGGTAAATCGCGAAGTACCTATCATTTTTGATGAGTATGTAGACCCTGCCTTTGGTACCGGTGCACTGAAAGTAACCCCAGCCCATGATATTAATGACTACAACCTAGGACTAAAGCACGGCCTTCCAATTGTTGACACGTTAAATGAGGATGGAACGCTAAGTGAAGCCGCAGAGGTATTCATTGGCATAGATCGTTTTGAAGCACGTAAACAAGCTATAGAAAAACTACATACTGACGGTCTTTTAATTAAAGAAGAAGAATACCAAACCCGTTTAGGTTATTCTCAACGCACAAATGCTGTGGTAGAGCCTCGTATTTCCACACAGTGGTTTGTAAAAATGAAAGAACTGGCAGACCAAGCATTAACTGCAGTGGTTAGCGGAGATGTAAAGATCCACCCGGAAGAACGCTTTTTGGCAACTTACAGATATTGGTTGGAAAATGTGAAAGATTGGTGTATCAGTCGCCAGCTTTGGTGGGGTCAGCGTATACCAGCCTGGTATGCACCAGACGGCAGCTTTGTAGTAGCCGCTACAAGAGAAGAGGCTCTTAAGCAATTTGAAGCTAGAGACCTGAAACTTGAAGGCGGAGATATCAGGCAAGATGAAGATGTTCTCGACACATGGTTTTCATCTTGGTTATGGCCCATGGAAGTGTTTAATGGTATTACCCAACCGAATAATCCAGATATTAATTACTACTACCCTACTTCAGTATTGGTAACTGGCCAGGACATTATCTTCTTCTGGGTAGCACGTATGATTATGGCTGGCATGGAGTATATGAATGAGAAGCCATTTGATCACGTATACTTCACCGGTATGGTACGCGATAAGCAAGGCCGCAAAATGAGTAAAAGCCTGGGTAACTCACCAGATTTGCTTGAGCTAATTGAGCGCTTTGGGGCAGATGCTGTTCGCTTTGGTATCCTTATTTCAGCTCCGGCTGGTAACGATTTATTATTTGATGATAGCAGTTGTGAGCAAGGTCGCAATTTTAATAACAAGCTTTGGAATGCACTGAAGCTGGTTAAAATGTGGGAGTCGCGTCAAGCACAAACAAACGAATCTTCGTCTTCCCATTTTGCGGTTCAATGGTTTGAACAACGATTGAATGAAGTAAAAGGTCAGGTGGAAGAAATGTATGCTCAATTTCGCTTGAGTGAAGCACTAAAAACCATCTACTCTCTCATATGGGATGATTTCTGTAGCTGGTATCTGGAGTGGGCAAAACCAGGGTTTGAACAGCCTATCGATAGCAATGTTTATCAAAGCACTGTTCGCTTTTTTGAAGAACTAATGCAACTACTGCATCCGTTCATGCCGTTTATTACAGAAGAAATCTATCATCAGTTAAAAGATCAAACTGATGATCTCTGTGTAAAACAATTCAGCAAATCAGCAAACATTCAACAAAGTTTACTCCAACAGGGCGATCTGCTAAAACAGACCATTTCAGCGATTCGCGATGTACGCGTAAAAAATAATATTAAACCGAAAGATCCGGTTAATGTACACGTACAAGCATCTCAAAGTAGTCAATACGCAGCAATTACATCCATTCTCACTAAACAAGTAAATGCTAAAGAAGTAAACCTGGTAAACGATGCAGTAGCAGGCGCTATTGCTGTATTAGTTGGAAAGGATAAAATTTACATTGAAACAGAACAGGAACTTGATACAACTGCACAAAAAGAGCAATTGGAAAAAGAACTGGAATACCTTAAAGGCTTCTTGGTCTCTGTAGAGAAGAAATTAAGTAATGAGCGATTTGTTCTAAATGCAAAGCCAGAAGTAGTGGATGTCGAGCGTCGTAAAAAGGCGGATGCAGAAGAAAAGATTAAGGCTATTTCTGAAAGCCTCTCAGCATTGGGATAA
- a CDS encoding response regulator, with the protein MRNDPIRVVLVDDHQMVRETWKMLLQKDERLQVVGDCASGEEAIAMAASLSPNIMLMDINMYPMNGLEATKEISRLYPSIKVIGVSINNQPSYAKNMLLAGAKGYVTKNSSREEMLQAIIQVYNGETFICKEIQDKMNKA; encoded by the coding sequence ATGAGAAACGACCCAATTCGCGTTGTTTTAGTTGATGATCACCAAATGGTAAGGGAAACCTGGAAAATGTTGTTACAAAAAGATGAACGACTCCAGGTAGTCGGAGATTGTGCCTCAGGCGAAGAAGCTATCGCTATGGCAGCGTCTCTAAGCCCCAATATTATGCTCATGGATATAAATATGTATCCCATGAATGGGTTGGAAGCTACTAAAGAAATCAGCAGACTTTACCCGAGCATTAAAGTTATAGGCGTTTCCATAAACAATCAGCCCTCCTATGCCAAAAACATGCTTTTAGCAGGGGCTAAAGGATATGTTACCAAAAACTCTTCACGAGAGGAGATGCTTCAGGCCATTATTCAGGTTTACAATGGGGAAACCTTCATTTGCAAGGAAATTCAGGACAAAATGAACAAGGCCTAA
- a CDS encoding response regulator transcription factor, giving the protein MEKITILIADDHTLVRETWSFILNTDPRFTVVAESGSGEEAIELAKKLRPNVVIMDINLPGMNGIEATQQIRKYSPGTKILGVSLHTQPTYARKMIQKGAMGYVTKNSSREEMFKALMEIQSGKKYICEEIKNILSEQVISGEDQQSGLNALSQREIEIIAFIKKGHSSKEIADALNISVKTVEVHRYNILKKLNLKNAAALVNFINNSQLEFDN; this is encoded by the coding sequence ATGGAAAAAATTACCATTCTTATAGCCGATGACCACACACTGGTACGTGAGACCTGGAGCTTCATTTTAAATACTGACCCGCGCTTTACTGTTGTTGCAGAAAGCGGAAGTGGTGAAGAAGCCATTGAATTGGCCAAGAAACTCCGCCCAAATGTGGTAATAATGGATATTAACCTTCCAGGCATGAATGGAATTGAAGCCACACAACAAATCCGTAAATACTCTCCTGGCACCAAGATCCTTGGTGTATCACTTCATACACAACCTACATATGCCCGGAAAATGATCCAAAAAGGAGCCATGGGCTATGTTACCAAAAACTCTTCACGTGAAGAAATGTTTAAAGCCTTGATGGAAATCCAAAGTGGCAAAAAATATATCTGCGAAGAGATCAAGAACATCCTTTCTGAGCAGGTAATTAGCGGTGAGGATCAGCAATCAGGTTTAAATGCCCTATCTCAGCGTGAAATAGAGATCATTGCTTTCATTAAAAAAGGCCACTCTTCTAAGGAAATAGCTGATGCGCTTAATATTTCTGTAAAAACAGTGGAGGTGCATCGTTATAACATTCTCAAAAAACTAAATCTTAAGAACGCAGCTGCATTGGTGAATTTCATCAACAATAGCCAATTGGAGTTTGATAATTAA
- a CDS encoding PAS domain-containing protein has translation MSLKNHTSKENTSNPKPEINTNKEAHKPAFNDPNALLSILLSNSKELVILLDSNYIIQYINENSRKQFFKLFHTDLQIGQNLLHVASEKNQPFIKEIYEDVLKGNQRETESSHLVDGNITFLRNIFRPAKDEKGNILGIIINTYDITEDKKNQIALEEAERRWQYASEGSHQGLWDWDIQTGYTYYSPSYKRLYGFEDNELINHIDEWVSRIHPDDRHITDNALEKHLLSNQPIYDSTYRIKAKDGTYRWILSRGIIVSWDENGKPLRMIGTHTDITSYKVTEANYRLLFYSSPLPMWTLDPETQRFLDVNDMAVAHYGYSREEFLQMTIKDIQPLDESFDHRFLTDINREAVHFSVTGLRHQKKDGDIIYVDLTGHTIIEQVGRKINLITCQDVTDKILAEQRLLNSEVKYRTLFVNNPLPSWIYNPETQQLLEVNKAAVAHYGYTKEEFKQMTIQELHPIDEREEANINIQEARSKDTNSSSWRHQKKNGEIIFVDIRSSAIEYQNQKARLVVVHDKTTQVKAELELLKSNERFLFASKATSDAIWDYDLEHNTLDWGEGLFTLFGYKSEEITYDKWLALIHPEDVQRVTDSFLQAIQHSSQSIWRGQYRFKAADNSYRYVFDRGFILRDSSNKPYRMIGAMQDITDLKLKEKELTESNERYNAILKATSDLIWDWDLESGYIYRDAEGLQNVYGVSNDAAIRTIDPWLRRIHPEDSLHVQNTINNILHNTGLDTFEVEYRFLRDDHQYNFVYDRGIILRNAEGKPVRLIGAAQNITERKRLEMQLLKKELDKQKFISQTTIETQEQERSEIGKELHDNVNQVLTTTKLYLDLSLSNSELKDELIAKSSQNIIYVINEIRQLSRSLMNPSLGDLGLIESINELLDNINLTGKLKIKLKAAHRLESTLSENQKLMIYRIVQEAINNALKHAKAKNVTITIQDTPQIVELFIADDGIGFNFDTVKKGSGLKHIQNRVYLANGTLTVNSVPGKGSLIMINFPKHTNPI, from the coding sequence GTGAGTTTAAAAAATCACACTAGTAAAGAAAATACTTCCAATCCAAAACCCGAAATAAACACAAATAAAGAAGCGCATAAGCCTGCTTTTAATGATCCTAACGCCTTACTATCCATTTTATTAAGCAATTCTAAAGAGCTGGTAATTTTATTGGATAGCAATTATATAATTCAGTATATCAACGAAAACTCCCGGAAACAGTTTTTCAAACTATTTCATACTGACCTGCAAATTGGACAGAACCTCCTTCATGTAGCATCAGAAAAGAATCAGCCCTTTATCAAAGAAATATATGAAGATGTATTAAAAGGCAATCAGCGAGAAACAGAATCATCGCACTTAGTAGATGGGAACATTACATTTCTGCGCAATATATTCCGTCCAGCCAAGGACGAAAAAGGTAACATTCTTGGCATAATCATCAACACCTACGACATTACTGAAGATAAAAAGAACCAGATCGCATTGGAGGAAGCAGAGCGTCGCTGGCAATATGCATCAGAAGGCAGCCATCAGGGCCTTTGGGATTGGGACATACAAACAGGCTATACGTACTACTCACCATCTTATAAACGCCTTTACGGCTTTGAAGATAACGAGCTAATCAATCATATAGATGAATGGGTGAGCCGAATACACCCAGACGACAGGCATATTACAGACAACGCCTTAGAAAAACACTTATTAAGTAATCAACCCATTTATGACTCCACCTACCGGATCAAAGCAAAAGATGGCACTTACCGGTGGATTTTATCCAGGGGCATCATTGTAAGTTGGGATGAAAACGGGAAACCGTTGCGTATGATCGGAACCCATACCGATATTACGAGCTATAAAGTAACCGAGGCTAATTACCGGCTGCTTTTCTATAGCAGTCCTCTACCTATGTGGACCTTAGACCCGGAAACACAACGATTCCTGGATGTAAACGATATGGCTGTTGCGCATTACGGCTATTCACGGGAAGAGTTCCTACAGATGACCATCAAAGATATTCAACCTCTGGATGAATCATTTGATCATCGCTTTTTAACAGACATTAACAGAGAGGCTGTACATTTTTCAGTAACCGGGCTTAGACATCAGAAAAAAGATGGTGATATTATTTATGTAGACCTAACTGGACACACTATTATAGAACAGGTTGGTCGAAAAATCAATCTTATAACCTGTCAGGATGTTACCGATAAAATACTAGCTGAGCAACGTTTACTCAACTCTGAAGTTAAATACCGTACACTGTTTGTTAATAACCCACTTCCTTCCTGGATCTATAACCCCGAGACCCAACAGCTTTTAGAGGTAAATAAAGCAGCTGTAGCTCATTATGGCTATACAAAGGAAGAGTTTAAACAGATGACTATACAGGAGTTGCATCCTATCGATGAGAGGGAAGAAGCCAATATAAACATTCAAGAAGCCAGGTCAAAAGACACAAACAGCAGTTCTTGGCGGCATCAAAAGAAAAACGGCGAAATCATATTTGTAGATATAAGAAGCAGTGCGATAGAATACCAAAACCAAAAAGCCCGTCTGGTTGTTGTTCATGATAAAACCACTCAGGTAAAAGCAGAGCTGGAACTTTTAAAAAGTAATGAGCGTTTCTTATTTGCAAGTAAAGCCACCTCGGACGCTATCTGGGATTATGACTTGGAGCATAATACGCTGGATTGGGGAGAGGGCTTATTTACGTTATTTGGGTATAAAAGTGAAGAGATAACCTATGACAAATGGTTGGCGTTAATACATCCAGAAGATGTACAACGAGTAACAGACTCTTTTTTACAAGCTATTCAACACTCAAGCCAAAGTATATGGCGTGGGCAGTACCGCTTTAAAGCAGCTGACAATTCTTACCGCTATGTATTTGACAGGGGGTTTATTTTACGAGACAGCTCCAATAAGCCTTATCGCATGATTGGCGCCATGCAGGATATTACCGACCTGAAGCTAAAAGAAAAGGAACTAACCGAAAGCAATGAACGCTACAATGCCATACTCAAGGCTACCAGCGACTTAATATGGGATTGGGACCTGGAAAGCGGCTATATCTACAGAGATGCTGAAGGTCTACAAAACGTATACGGTGTTTCAAATGATGCTGCCATAAGAACTATCGATCCCTGGTTGCGACGAATACATCCTGAAGACAGCCTCCATGTACAAAACACAATAAATAATATCCTTCACAATACAGGCCTGGATACGTTTGAAGTAGAGTACCGATTTCTAAGAGATGACCACCAGTACAACTTTGTATATGACCGGGGTATCATTTTACGAAATGCTGAAGGCAAACCGGTGCGCCTGATTGGCGCAGCCCAAAATATTACGGAGCGCAAGCGCCTGGAAATGCAATTGCTCAAAAAGGAATTGGACAAACAAAAGTTTATTAGCCAAACAACTATAGAAACACAAGAGCAGGAACGCAGTGAAATTGGCAAGGAACTGCATGACAATGTAAATCAGGTTTTAACAACCACTAAGCTCTATTTGGATCTTTCACTAAGCAATAGTGAATTGAAAGATGAGCTGATCGCAAAATCTTCTCAGAATATTATTTACGTAATTAATGAGATCAGGCAACTCTCCCGCTCATTAATGAATCCAAGTCTTGGCGACTTGGGATTAATTGAATCGATAAACGAACTACTTGACAATATAAACCTCACGGGCAAGTTAAAAATCAAGCTAAAAGCCGCCCATAGGCTGGAATCTACGTTGTCTGAAAATCAAAAATTGATGATTTATCGAATTGTTCAGGAGGCTATTAACAATGCTTTAAAACACGCAAAAGCCAAAAATGTCACAATAACGATTCAAGATACCCCTCAAATAGTTGAATTGTTTATTGCAGATGACGGGATTGGATTTAACTTTGACACCGTAAAAAAAGGTTCCGGGTTAAAACACATCCAAAACAGAGTATATTTGGCAAACGGAACATTAACTGTAAATTCGGTCCCCGGTAAAGGGAGCTTAATTATGATCAACTTTCCAAAACATACAAATCCAATTTAA